The following coding sequences lie in one Lolium perenne isolate Kyuss_39 chromosome 2, Kyuss_2.0, whole genome shotgun sequence genomic window:
- the LOC127322105 gene encoding AAA-ATPase At3g28610-like: protein MGRSSKSKKLMAGVLDHLQRPSTWYYLTPVAVACAPVLKTYFNQNLRRPMRQLLPFLDPFVTIDILAKPEQNSNPYMVASVKSSDAYAEVLAYLSAVCSLEARELRAEGAAEGHGLVLSLREGQEVADEFKGVTMWWSAVAEGVTVQGSPGRCCRLTFHERHRRLVVEEYLPYVRRTGQEVTFGNRPRRLYSNNKDVSYISSREEVWRYIDFHHPTTFDTLAMDPAKKKKIMDDLDNFRNNKDYYRRIGKAWKRGYLLYGPPGTGKSTMIAAMANYLNYDIYDIELTTLQTNSDLRKLFIETTGKSIIVIEDIDCSLDLTGSRLATKLPQAQGNAGAQQSYRSANANILTLSGLLNFIDGLWSAHSGERIIVFTTNYIDNLDPALIRRGRMDIHIEMSYCEFGAFKTLAKNYLGVEDHQLFHTIEELLKEVEITPADVAECLMASNRTDRDADACLERLIDELNAKKKDQTEAESAVTPIGSEATANGATNDDGGESSEDDSYILSKVLREVC, encoded by the exons ATGGGTCGATCCAGCAAAAGCAAGAAGCTGATGGCCGGAGTGCTGGACCACCTCCAACGTCCGTCGACGTGGTATTACCTGACACCGGTGGCCGTGGCGTGCGCACCGGTGCTCAAGACCTACTTTAACCAGAACCTCCGGCGACCCATGCGGCAGCTCCTCCCGTTCCTCGACCCGTTCGTCACCATCGACATCCTCGCGAAGCCAGAGCAGAACTCGAACCCCTACATGGTGGCCAGTGTGAAGTCGAGCGACGCCTACGCGGAGGTGCTGGCGTACCTGAGCGCGGTGTGCTCGTTGGAGGCGCGAGAGCTCCGTGCCGAGGGCGCCGCCGAGGGCCACGGTTTGGTGCTGAGCCTCCGCGAGGGGCAGGAGGTGGCGGACGAGTTCAAGGGCGTCACcatgtggtggtcggcggtggcggAAGGAGTAACGGTACAGGGATcgccggggaggtgctgccgcctGACGTTCCACGAGCGGCACCGGAGGCTCGTCGTCGAAGAGTACCTGCCGTACGTACGCCGCACCGGACAAGAGGTGACGTTCGGAAATCGTCCCCGCAGGCTCTACTCCAACAATAAGGACGTCAGCTACAT TTCCAGCAGGGAAGAGGTGTGGAGGTACATCGACTTCCATCACCCAACCACCTTCGACACCCTCGCCATGGACCcagccaagaagaagaagatcatggATGATCTCGACAACTTCCGAAACAACAAGGACTACTACCGTCGTATCGGCAAGGCGTGGAAGCGTGGCTACCTTCTGTACGGCCCGCCAGGCACCGGCAAATCGACCATGATAGCTGCCATGGCCAACTACCTCAACTACGACATCTATGACATTGAGCTGACCACCCTGCAGACCAACAGCGACCTCCGCAAGCTCTTCATTGAGACTACGGGGAAGTCCATCATCGTCATCGAGGACATCGACTGCTCCCTCGATTTGACTGGCAGCCGCCTAGCCACAAAGCTACCGCAGGCTCAAGGCAACGCGGGCGCCCAACAAAGCTACCGCAGTGCCAATGCCAACATACTGACGCTGTCCGGCCTGCTCAACTTTATCGATGGGCTGTGGTCGGCACACAGCGGCGAGCGGATCATTGTGTTCACGACCAACTACATCGACAACCTCGATCCGGCGCTGATCCGGCGCGGACGGATGGACATACACATCGAGATGTCCTACTGCGAGTTTGGTGCGTTCAAGACCCTGGCCAAGAACTACCTTGGAGTGGAGGATCACCAGCTGTTCCACACCATCGAGGAGCTGCTGAAGGAGGTGGAGATTACGCCGGCGGATGTTGCCGAGTGTCTTATGGCATCGAACCGCACAGATCGTGACGCGGATGCTTGCCTCGAGCGTCTAATCGATGAGCTTAACGCGAAGAAGAAGGATCAAACCGAGGCAGAGTCGGCTGTTACGCCAATTGGCAGCGAGGCCACGGCCAACGGAGCAACTAACGATGATGGCGGTGAAAGTTCAGAGGATGATTCCTATATTCTTAGCAAGGTATTACGTGAGGTGTGTTGA